A window of Haliscomenobacter hydrossis DSM 1100 contains these coding sequences:
- a CDS encoding response regulator transcription factor, with product MKQYTVLLADEQPLVRLALRQLLSQRDHYQVVAEVGNEEELLASLKINKPDLVVIDYSQSESFRPSTIAKIKTVSPQTQVLVISADTRKENIFQVLEMGVTSFLTKTCGTNEILDAAHATLKGDKFFCTRVIDCLLEKSFSKDTQVNCAPTPLSSREIEIVQLSARGLIAKEIADTLNLSTHTVYTHRKNIMKKLQINSSSELVLYAVSKGLVQNEG from the coding sequence ATGAAACAGTATACCGTATTATTGGCAGATGAACAACCTTTGGTCCGCTTGGCGCTGCGCCAACTGCTGAGTCAACGTGATCATTATCAGGTCGTGGCTGAGGTAGGCAATGAGGAAGAGTTGCTTGCTTCCCTAAAAATTAACAAACCCGATCTGGTGGTTATCGATTACAGCCAGTCCGAGAGTTTTCGCCCCAGCACGATAGCCAAAATCAAAACCGTATCTCCCCAAACCCAGGTCTTGGTCATCAGCGCCGACACCCGCAAAGAAAACATCTTTCAGGTATTGGAAATGGGCGTTACCAGTTTTTTGACCAAAACTTGCGGCACCAATGAAATCCTGGACGCCGCCCATGCCACCCTTAAAGGGGATAAATTCTTTTGTACCCGCGTCATTGATTGTTTGTTGGAAAAATCCTTCTCCAAAGATACCCAAGTCAATTGTGCCCCTACCCCGCTGTCCTCTCGTGAAATTGAAATTGTACAATTGTCGGCCCGTGGGCTGATCGCCAAGGAAATCGCCGACACCCTCAATCTGAGTACCCACACGGTATATACCCACCGCAAAAACATCATGAAAAAACTACAAATCAACTCCTCCTCGGAGTTGGTGTTGTATGCGGTAAGCAAAGGTTTGGTCCAGAATGAGGGGTAA
- a CDS encoding S8/S53 family peptidase, with amino-acid sequence MVRRRTLLLPLLLLLALLTHAQTGPIKARVLVKLKEATTPAQFIVEFATQSRAGGGVWLEKSLSIRSNVHLMMYDSTSITSDELLEELRLQPDVEEVAFDYYVESRTDPDDPNLQEQWGLATIQAEKAWAITTGGVTARGDTIVVAVLDSGFDVDHEDLAPNIWVNRGEIPNDGKDNDRNGYIDDTQGWNFIQNRRTHLVEQHGQSVAGIIGAVGNNGIGVSGINWHIKVMVLEARLVSEIISAYEYIIEQRDRYNRSKGKEGAFVVATNASFGINRLFCKDQPLWGAMYDRLGEVGVLTAAGAANNPWDVDEVGDMPTTCPSEYLLTVLNTTEIDQRYVGSAYGKTSIDMGAPGQNSFTTKPFGTYGSFHGNSAAAPHLAGSIALLYSVPCRDFAQKTLIEPSETALRVKEALLKGVDEIESLKEYTTTGGRLNVYRSLEHLRQDCRTVPDDFKGMLIYPNPARSSITLTIDQPEKSPLSVRALNMLGQPIYAKQVEVMFPGIQQEVIPVSNWPPGTYFIEVSMGKERKIGRVVVN; translated from the coding sequence ATGGTAAGAAGACGAACACTTCTGTTGCCACTGCTCTTGCTTTTGGCCCTGCTGACGCATGCACAAACGGGGCCAATCAAAGCCAGAGTATTGGTTAAACTTAAGGAAGCCACCACACCCGCCCAGTTCATCGTCGAATTCGCGACGCAAAGCCGGGCTGGAGGAGGGGTTTGGTTGGAAAAATCCTTAAGTATACGCTCCAACGTACACTTGATGATGTACGATTCGACCAGTATCACCTCAGACGAACTACTGGAAGAGCTACGGCTACAACCCGATGTAGAGGAAGTTGCCTTTGATTATTACGTCGAAAGCCGTACCGATCCCGATGATCCCAACCTACAGGAACAATGGGGCCTGGCCACCATCCAGGCCGAAAAAGCCTGGGCCATCACTACGGGAGGGGTGACTGCACGTGGGGATACCATTGTCGTGGCGGTATTGGACAGTGGTTTTGATGTAGACCATGAAGACCTGGCCCCCAACATTTGGGTCAATCGGGGCGAAATACCCAACGATGGCAAAGACAACGACCGCAATGGATACATCGACGATACCCAGGGCTGGAATTTTATCCAAAACCGACGAACCCACCTGGTTGAACAACACGGGCAATCGGTAGCAGGCATCATTGGCGCGGTAGGCAACAACGGTATCGGAGTAAGTGGCATCAACTGGCACATCAAAGTGATGGTACTGGAAGCCCGTCTGGTATCGGAAATCATCTCTGCTTACGAGTACATCATCGAACAGCGCGACCGCTACAACCGCTCCAAAGGCAAAGAAGGGGCCTTTGTGGTGGCTACTAATGCCTCCTTCGGCATCAATCGGCTGTTTTGCAAAGACCAGCCGCTGTGGGGTGCCATGTACGACCGACTCGGCGAAGTGGGGGTACTCACCGCCGCCGGGGCTGCCAACAATCCTTGGGACGTTGATGAAGTAGGTGATATGCCCACAACTTGCCCCAGCGAGTACTTGCTTACAGTACTCAATACCACCGAAATAGACCAGCGCTACGTGGGTTCAGCGTACGGGAAAACCTCGATTGACATGGGTGCTCCGGGGCAAAATTCCTTTACGACCAAGCCCTTCGGTACCTATGGGAGTTTTCATGGCAACTCAGCCGCAGCACCGCACCTGGCCGGCTCTATTGCCCTTTTGTACAGCGTACCTTGCCGTGATTTTGCCCAAAAAACCCTCATTGAGCCTTCCGAGACCGCCTTGCGGGTGAAAGAGGCATTGCTCAAAGGGGTGGACGAGATTGAATCGTTGAAGGAATACACCACTACCGGAGGCCGATTGAATGTGTACCGTAGTTTGGAGCATTTGCGGCAGGATTGTCGCACGGTTCCCGATGATTTTAAGGGCATGTTGATCTACCCGAACCCAGCGCGTTCGAGCATCACCTTGACGATAGATCAACCCGAAAAAAGCCCACTGAGCGTGCGGGCACTCAATATGTTGGGCCAACCCATTTACGCCAAACAGGTAGAGGTGATGTTTCCGGGCATTCAACAGGAGGTGATACCGGTGAGTAACTGGCCCCCGGGCACGTACTTCATTGAGGTGTCGATGGGGAAGGAACGGAAAATTGGTAGGGTCGTGGTAAATTAG
- a CDS encoding leucine-rich repeat domain-containing protein, giving the protein MKFSFYFFIALLLLGCQAPAQIKWPPFSGGKVSLITGVEAEQRFKISERLGTMDLHGKPGKVKVAVIEGENIVMPNLLDEEWGRLVHMIVINGNLKVDSAITLTKSQPDLLVLGNLETKIFMVGNAHQRITGDALIQYALLGGGNDGSVKIEGKTAVPYVISMDHDIGLNAPYAQWFDWNEGTMNLLLREIYNPVREQWNFDYLVQRIREGKPIRRKASRDTTFQGILTEWLDLWGRDSTVLNFESFKDFLESENIILSFDYMDGFDLPAEIFELEKLEELNCMHVELNALPAEIQKCTRLKKLNLTFCKLESIPEEIGQLVNLEELWLSGNQLKELPASLYTLGKLITLVLDKDSFSPEQQKEIKKRLPKTAVLFY; this is encoded by the coding sequence ATGAAATTCTCATTTTACTTTTTTATTGCGCTGCTGCTGTTGGGGTGTCAAGCCCCTGCTCAAATCAAATGGCCGCCCTTTAGTGGAGGAAAAGTATCGCTTATCACTGGTGTTGAAGCAGAACAACGTTTCAAAATTTCGGAACGCCTGGGAACCATGGACCTCCATGGCAAACCGGGTAAGGTGAAAGTAGCGGTGATTGAAGGCGAAAACATTGTGATGCCCAATTTACTGGATGAGGAATGGGGGAGACTGGTACACATGATCGTGATCAATGGCAATCTGAAAGTGGATTCAGCCATTACACTCACCAAAAGCCAGCCCGATTTGCTGGTTTTGGGCAATCTTGAAACCAAAATATTCATGGTCGGAAATGCACACCAACGCATCACGGGTGATGCCCTGATTCAATATGCACTGCTGGGTGGTGGAAACGATGGTTCCGTTAAAATCGAAGGTAAAACCGCCGTGCCTTATGTGATTTCAATGGACCACGACATTGGTCTGAACGCCCCTTACGCGCAATGGTTTGATTGGAATGAAGGAACCATGAATTTACTATTGCGGGAAATCTACAACCCGGTGCGGGAGCAGTGGAATTTCGACTATTTGGTGCAACGCATCAGAGAAGGCAAACCTATTCGGCGAAAGGCTTCCCGGGATACCACTTTTCAGGGCATCTTGACTGAGTGGCTGGATCTTTGGGGCAGAGACTCTACAGTACTCAACTTTGAGTCGTTTAAGGATTTTTTGGAAAGCGAAAACATCATCCTTTCCTTTGACTACATGGATGGTTTTGATTTGCCCGCCGAGATTTTTGAATTGGAAAAATTGGAAGAACTCAACTGCATGCACGTAGAACTCAACGCCCTTCCTGCTGAAATCCAAAAATGTACCCGGCTGAAAAAATTGAACCTCACTTTTTGCAAGCTCGAAAGTATCCCCGAAGAGATTGGGCAACTGGTCAATTTGGAAGAATTGTGGCTTTCGGGTAACCAGCTGAAAGAACTCCCAGCCAGCTTGTATACCTTGGGCAAGTTAATAACCTTGGTGCTGGACAAGGATTCATTTTCGCCCGAACAGCAAAAGGAAATCAAAAAACGGCTACCAAAGACGGCAGTGCTGTTTTATTAG
- a CDS encoding DUF4230 domain-containing protein has translation MSEGGDSRLRISQTFLAILIIGLFGLVAYKYFPRSGTAGDVTTVPKEFQLNYLPADFNFDIDEQDALAILTNPKRYRREFNQMVYDMNMAILNHTANRMGLSNDIKKRLPAEYDKHHDYLRNIYFDEFLAIKDTTSSLYQTWYDNGFKNAAQIWYEVAAKYTCYLVNNVMGGLIPMRDGAFYAKGKKVDTPCGIALTEALAPLMKRIEERAAVEDFGRSRGLLQERVDKVISELATYEIRDKKGLTKQFQTKVWGFAVSSTDLEITAISILKIGFKLDDYFNINLNSKSRLVTITLPEPIILSHEVYPKMDRMSIGWLREIQGDDLNKAFNVLREEFRRDAMNADAMDKAKVQAREVLNTMMGPLVSSLGSKYKLRVMFQEGDPTPQEFLPKDQNEPNNQ, from the coding sequence ATGTCTGAAGGTGGTGATTCCCGCTTGCGCATCAGCCAAACTTTTTTGGCCATTCTGATCATTGGCCTTTTTGGTCTGGTAGCCTATAAATACTTTCCCCGCTCTGGAACAGCAGGGGATGTGACCACGGTACCCAAAGAATTTCAGTTGAATTACCTCCCGGCTGATTTCAATTTCGATATTGATGAGCAGGATGCCCTGGCCATTCTGACCAACCCGAAGCGCTACCGCCGGGAGTTCAATCAGATGGTGTACGACATGAACATGGCTATCCTCAACCATACCGCCAACCGGATGGGCTTGAGCAACGACATCAAAAAACGCCTACCGGCTGAATACGACAAGCACCACGATTATTTGCGCAACATCTACTTCGACGAGTTTTTGGCCATCAAAGATACGACCAGCAGTCTTTACCAAACCTGGTATGACAATGGGTTTAAAAACGCCGCGCAGATCTGGTACGAAGTGGCCGCCAAGTACACCTGCTACCTGGTCAATAATGTGATGGGGGGCCTGATTCCGATGCGAGACGGCGCCTTTTACGCCAAAGGCAAAAAAGTAGATACCCCTTGTGGCATTGCCCTCACCGAAGCCCTGGCACCGTTGATGAAACGTATTGAAGAACGTGCCGCAGTTGAAGACTTTGGCCGCTCACGCGGCTTGCTACAGGAACGGGTGGATAAAGTGATTTCCGAATTGGCTACCTATGAAATCCGCGACAAAAAGGGGCTTACCAAACAATTTCAAACCAAGGTGTGGGGATTTGCGGTTTCTTCCACCGACCTGGAAATCACCGCCATCAGCATCCTCAAAATTGGCTTTAAACTGGACGATTATTTCAACATCAACCTCAACAGCAAAAGCAGACTCGTGACCATCACCTTGCCGGAGCCCATCATCCTCTCGCATGAAGTTTACCCCAAAATGGACCGGATGAGCATCGGCTGGCTCCGTGAGATTCAAGGTGACGACCTCAACAAAGCGTTTAATGTCCTACGCGAAGAATTTCGTCGCGATGCCATGAACGCCGATGCCATGGACAAAGCCAAAGTGCAAGCCCGTGAAGTGCTCAATACCATGATGGGGCCGCTGGTAAGTTCGCTGGGTTCCAAGTACAAACTACGGGTGATGTTCCAGGAAGGAGACCCCACTCCGCAGGAATTTTTGCCTAAGGATCAGAATGAACCCAATAATCAATAA
- the folP gene encoding dihydropteroate synthase: protein MLYPQTTLNCAGRLLDLSRPVIMGIINVTPDSFYAGSRFTELTDILQQAEQMLSEGAQILDIGGMSSRPGARIITAEEEMHRVAPVIQALTQQFPEAIISLDTVYAHSVRAGYDLGVGLINDISAGRLDPAMYPTVAELGLPYVLMHMQGQPGTMQSNPVYTDVVTEVLDFFIAEVGKLRALGVKDIVLDPGYGFGKTIAHNYQLLKNMHVFRMLDAPLLAGLSRKSMIYCFLNIEPEQALNGTTALHMIALQQGAKLLRVHDVKPAAEVIKLWEMLDNE, encoded by the coding sequence ATGTTGTACCCACAAACCACCCTCAACTGCGCTGGCCGCCTCCTGGATCTTTCCCGTCCGGTCATTATGGGCATCATCAATGTGACGCCAGATAGTTTTTATGCGGGTAGTCGATTCACGGAATTAACCGATATTCTGCAACAAGCGGAGCAGATGTTGAGTGAAGGGGCGCAAATTTTGGACATTGGGGGGATGTCTTCGCGGCCCGGAGCGCGCATCATCACGGCAGAGGAGGAGATGCATCGGGTGGCACCCGTGATTCAGGCTTTGACGCAACAGTTTCCGGAGGCGATTATTTCTCTGGACACGGTGTATGCTCATTCAGTACGGGCGGGTTATGATTTGGGCGTAGGACTGATCAATGATATCTCTGCTGGTCGCCTCGATCCAGCCATGTATCCAACGGTAGCGGAACTGGGTTTGCCGTATGTACTCATGCACATGCAAGGACAACCTGGTACCATGCAATCCAATCCTGTATATACCGATGTGGTGACCGAAGTGCTGGATTTTTTCATCGCTGAAGTGGGAAAATTGCGGGCTTTGGGGGTGAAAGACATCGTATTGGATCCCGGGTATGGTTTTGGAAAAACCATTGCCCACAATTACCAGCTGTTGAAAAATATGCATGTGTTTCGAATGCTGGATGCCCCACTTTTGGCAGGATTATCCCGCAAATCGATGATTTATTGTTTTTTGAATATCGAACCTGAACAGGCACTGAACGGTACGACCGCACTGCACATGATCGCCTTGCAACAAGGAGCAAAACTCCTGCGCGTTCACGATGTAAAACCAGCCGCGGAAGTGATTAAATTATGGGAAATGCTTGATAATGAATAG
- a CDS encoding IS4 family transposase, giving the protein MKGAKKYSTSCLGDKRLESRYRSVLRHLSAQMNATVPQANLEWKAIKGTYRLWDNEKVTPQGQLALHFQDIISSLPPSKERPLRVLQISDTVELNYTRHRCAKHLGPLKYIKHRGLHLHNSLLVSEQGQPLGLLKQTFHIRKDEKLGKSAERLHEPIQDKESARWLDHFDCGQTFSQTQGLEVVYVADREADILELFAERSAPGMHFLIRSNHDRKLCDGQSNLGPTVDSWTAQGTYQTQVFCSTSKRWRTANLEIRFGAVVVKLKNPLPHKQHLPPIALNVVDIREVPAKQDQEHTIHWRLLTSLDVQSFQDAVQICRYYVLRWIIERFHFILKSGGASVEKLQLALPHRLKNAITTYSIAAMDALQLRYYCDTDPDQTIDQIGIDDLSYKVLYTYAEKRLNLDVHYDPKSPPTVKQFCITLGRIGGFLPSKRQPVPGIIILTRALERLKTLVDAYITFSQ; this is encoded by the coding sequence ATGAAAGGGGCAAAAAAATATAGTACATCTTGCTTGGGAGATAAGCGATTGGAAAGTCGTTATCGGAGCGTTTTACGTCATTTGAGTGCACAAATGAATGCGACGGTACCCCAAGCGAACCTGGAATGGAAAGCTATCAAAGGGACATATCGGCTGTGGGATAACGAAAAAGTGACCCCACAAGGACAGTTGGCGCTTCATTTTCAGGATATTATCAGTAGCTTACCACCAAGTAAAGAGCGTCCACTTAGGGTTTTGCAAATTAGTGATACAGTTGAGTTGAACTACACCCGCCACCGCTGCGCTAAACATCTTGGCCCTCTGAAATACATCAAACATCGGGGTCTGCATTTGCATAATAGCCTTTTGGTGAGCGAACAAGGCCAGCCTCTTGGGTTATTGAAGCAAACTTTTCATATCCGTAAGGACGAGAAACTGGGCAAAAGCGCAGAGCGTCTCCACGAACCAATTCAAGATAAGGAAAGCGCTCGCTGGCTTGATCACTTTGATTGCGGACAAACTTTTAGCCAAACCCAAGGACTTGAGGTGGTTTATGTTGCAGATCGAGAAGCTGATATTCTAGAATTGTTTGCTGAGCGATCAGCTCCTGGGATGCATTTTTTGATCCGCTCCAACCATGATCGCAAACTGTGCGATGGTCAGAGCAATTTAGGCCCGACCGTTGATAGTTGGACCGCTCAAGGAACCTACCAAACTCAGGTATTTTGTTCGACAAGCAAAAGGTGGCGTACGGCTAATCTGGAAATAAGATTTGGTGCCGTAGTAGTAAAATTGAAAAACCCCTTGCCCCATAAGCAACACCTCCCTCCAATTGCCTTGAATGTGGTAGATATCCGGGAAGTCCCAGCCAAGCAAGATCAGGAACATACTATCCATTGGCGATTGTTGACTTCTTTAGATGTGCAATCCTTCCAGGATGCCGTCCAGATTTGTCGCTACTACGTGTTAAGATGGATCATCGAACGCTTCCATTTTATTTTAAAGAGTGGTGGCGCTTCGGTTGAAAAACTTCAATTAGCTTTACCTCATCGACTCAAAAATGCCATCACTACCTACAGTATTGCCGCTATGGATGCTCTACAACTCCGATACTACTGCGATACCGATCCAGATCAAACCATCGATCAAATCGGCATCGATGACCTCAGCTACAAGGTCCTTTATACCTATGCGGAAAAAAGGCTAAACCTTGACGTCCACTATGACCCCAAAAGCCCCCCAACCGTCAAGCAGTTTTGCATCACCTTGGGCCGAATTGGTGGCTTTTTGCCTTCTAAACGACAGCCCGTACCTGGTATCATCATCTTGACCAGAGCCCTAGAAAGACTCAAAACTCTTGTTGATGCTTACATTACATTCTCTCAATGA